The Candidatus Alcyoniella australis genome window below encodes:
- a CDS encoding SDR family NAD(P)-dependent oxidoreductase, translating into MRLLVTGAEGFAGSHLLQRLIEDGHDVVASILRKDHPCNLVHVPGDYQVHECDLRDNQAVTTLVHEARVDAICHLAAIAFVPQALADPRRVVETNVLGTLNLLEAIRTLESDRPRLLFVSSAEVYGIQPTEAFPLTQNTPIAPVNLYASTKAAAEVLVGQYARAFGVESIVVRPFNHAGPRQEPCFALPSFARQIASIEHGAQPPVLSVGNLDARRDLLDVRDVARAYEALIAEAQPGCVYNLCSGKARRIGDLLQKLLDLSTAQIEVRPDPARMRPSDIPLMVGNNQPIVSDLGWRPQIEIETTLSDILEYARASIE; encoded by the coding sequence ATGCGGTTGCTGGTCACCGGGGCCGAGGGGTTTGCCGGCAGCCATCTGCTGCAACGGCTGATCGAGGACGGCCACGACGTGGTGGCCTCGATCCTGCGCAAGGACCATCCGTGCAACCTGGTCCACGTTCCCGGCGACTACCAGGTCCACGAATGCGACCTGCGCGACAATCAGGCCGTGACAACGCTGGTCCACGAGGCGCGGGTCGACGCGATCTGCCATCTGGCGGCGATCGCCTTTGTGCCCCAAGCTTTGGCCGATCCGCGACGAGTGGTCGAGACCAACGTACTGGGAACGCTGAACCTGCTCGAGGCGATCCGCACCCTCGAATCCGACAGACCGCGCCTGCTGTTCGTCAGCAGCGCCGAGGTCTACGGCATCCAGCCCACCGAGGCTTTCCCGCTGACTCAAAACACGCCCATTGCGCCGGTCAACCTCTACGCCTCGACCAAGGCCGCGGCCGAGGTGCTGGTCGGCCAGTACGCGCGCGCTTTCGGCGTCGAGTCGATCGTCGTGCGGCCGTTTAACCACGCCGGACCGCGCCAGGAGCCGTGCTTCGCCCTGCCCAGCTTCGCGCGACAAATCGCCTCGATCGAACACGGCGCTCAGCCGCCGGTACTCAGCGTGGGCAACCTCGACGCCCGGCGCGACCTGCTCGACGTGCGCGATGTGGCCCGGGCCTACGAAGCACTGATCGCAGAGGCGCAGCCCGGCTGCGTCTACAACCTGTGCTCGGGCAAGGCGCGGCGCATCGGCGACCTGCTGCAAAAACTGCTCGATCTTTCAACAGCCCAAATCGAGGTCCGGCCCGATCCCGCGCGCATGCGCCCCAGCGACATTCCGCTGATGGTCGGCAACAATCAGCCGATCGTGAGCGACCTGGGCTGGCGACCGCAAATCGAAATCGAGACAACCTTGAGCGACATCCTGGAATACGCGCGCGCCTCAATCGAATAA
- a CDS encoding lipocalin-like domain-containing protein, with protein MRRIVLLLALIFALTTLGGCPNSPLHNPVKPDYQLSFPRDHWAHDNYYLEWWYFTGHLEADNGERYGFELVFFKKHTEGEFRLGVPVWWVSNPAYVSHFTITDMQGRTFNQAERIGLKKPLRGGASSDKFVLWNEDWRAMQLGEDWYLSAQMPGYGIDLLVNPLKPPVLHGENGYSRKGEQGGASYYTSLTRLEVKGTMVRDGEPLRVSGQAWMDHEVLSPTIAENLVGWDWFSIQLDNDHELMLFTLHTSDGGIDPCSSGTIVMPDGSYEHFYSESFEIRPLSYWTSEESRAKYPSSWRIKVPQYDVDLVVLPVLRDQEVRPRLTQITYWEGAVGVQGTLGSQTVSGQGYVELSGYDKPIDL; from the coding sequence ATGCGCAGGATCGTTCTGTTGTTGGCGCTGATTTTTGCGCTCACGACCCTGGGCGGCTGCCCCAACTCGCCGTTGCACAATCCGGTCAAACCCGACTATCAGCTGAGCTTTCCGCGCGATCACTGGGCCCACGATAATTACTACCTCGAGTGGTGGTACTTCACCGGACACCTCGAGGCCGACAACGGCGAGCGTTACGGATTCGAGCTGGTGTTTTTCAAGAAGCACACCGAGGGCGAGTTCCGGCTGGGTGTGCCGGTCTGGTGGGTCTCCAATCCGGCCTACGTATCGCACTTCACGATCACCGACATGCAGGGCCGCACCTTTAATCAAGCGGAGCGCATCGGGCTGAAAAAGCCGCTGCGCGGCGGTGCGTCGAGCGACAAATTCGTGCTCTGGAACGAGGACTGGCGGGCGATGCAACTGGGCGAGGATTGGTACCTCAGCGCGCAGATGCCCGGCTACGGCATTGACCTGCTGGTCAACCCGCTCAAGCCGCCGGTGCTTCACGGCGAGAACGGCTACTCGCGCAAGGGTGAGCAAGGCGGCGCCTCGTACTACACCTCGTTGACCAGGCTCGAGGTCAAGGGGACGATGGTGCGCGACGGCGAGCCGCTACGCGTCAGCGGCCAGGCCTGGATGGACCACGAGGTGCTCTCGCCGACCATCGCCGAGAACCTGGTCGGCTGGGACTGGTTCTCGATTCAGCTGGACAACGATCACGAGCTGATGCTGTTCACGCTGCACACCAGCGACGGCGGGATCGATCCGTGCTCGTCCGGGACGATCGTAATGCCCGATGGCAGTTACGAGCACTTCTACTCCGAGAGCTTCGAGATCAGGCCGTTGAGCTATTGGACCAGCGAGGAGTCGCGCGCCAAGTACCCATCCTCGTGGCGGATCAAGGTGCCGCAATACGACGTGGACCTGGTGGTGCTGCCGGTGCTGCGCGACCAGGAGGTCCGGCCGCGGCTGACCCAGATCACCTATTGGGAGGGTGCCGTGGGCGTGCAGGGGACGCTGGGCTCCCAGACGGTCTCGGGCCAGGGCTACGTCGAGCTCAGCGGCTACGACAAACCGATCGACCTGTAA
- a CDS encoding lipocalin family protein translates to MRLNRARRALRLAAVMLALAMIAGCASKHVVYRRADPHNRIELPQDNAGHRDYRTEWWYFTGHLDAEDGREYAFEVTFFSRRTDQDKIAGSIAIKNYSNPAHMAHFAIIDENAGTHFYEERRARDHEDKNGNAGVMYDWLYVWNGDWSLKQIDDDFLLSVRMKGFDLTLLLRPNKPPVLQGRGGYFAKGEQRGTHYISYTNLEADGVLFVDGVPQAVHGRAWHDHEFGSYQLRPEQRGWDWFSLRLDNDVELMLYMLALHDGSYDTYSKGLLVPAQGPPEPIDFEQIELQTLQSWTSPRSKVTYPVRWRLRIPDKQVDLEITPIMPEQEMRTRKTLTQYWEGSVRVSGTCQGVPVTGKGFVELTGYVKPLKWLTKLEVGSVA, encoded by the coding sequence TTGCGTCTGAACCGCGCTCGACGCGCCCTGCGCCTTGCGGCGGTCATGCTGGCGCTGGCGATGATCGCCGGGTGCGCTTCAAAGCACGTGGTCTATCGACGGGCCGATCCGCACAACCGCATCGAGCTGCCGCAAGACAACGCGGGCCATCGCGATTACCGAACCGAGTGGTGGTATTTCACCGGGCATTTGGACGCCGAGGACGGCCGGGAGTACGCCTTCGAGGTGACCTTCTTCTCCCGCCGCACGGACCAGGACAAGATCGCCGGATCCATCGCGATCAAGAACTACAGCAACCCGGCGCACATGGCGCACTTCGCGATCATCGACGAGAACGCCGGGACGCACTTTTACGAGGAGCGGCGCGCCCGCGATCACGAGGACAAGAACGGCAACGCCGGGGTGATGTACGACTGGCTCTATGTCTGGAACGGCGACTGGTCGTTAAAACAGATCGACGACGATTTCCTGCTCAGTGTGCGGATGAAGGGTTTTGATTTAACGCTGCTGTTGCGGCCGAACAAGCCGCCGGTGCTGCAGGGCCGGGGCGGCTACTTCGCCAAGGGAGAGCAGCGGGGCACGCACTACATCAGCTACACCAACCTCGAGGCCGACGGCGTGCTGTTCGTGGACGGTGTGCCCCAGGCGGTCCACGGCCGGGCCTGGCACGATCACGAGTTCGGCAGCTATCAGCTGCGACCCGAGCAACGCGGTTGGGACTGGTTCTCGTTGCGGCTGGACAACGACGTCGAGCTGATGCTCTACATGCTGGCGTTGCACGACGGCAGTTACGACACTTACAGTAAGGGCTTGCTGGTGCCGGCTCAGGGCCCGCCCGAGCCGATCGATTTTGAGCAGATAGAGCTTCAGACGCTCCAGAGCTGGACCAGCCCGCGCAGCAAGGTTACCTATCCGGTGCGTTGGAGGCTACGCATTCCGGACAAGCAGGTCGATCTGGAGATCACGCCGATAATGCCCGAACAGGAGATGCGCACGCGCAAGACCCTTACGCAATATTGGGAGGGCAGCGTGCGCGTCAGCGGCACCTGCCAAGGCGTGCCGGTCACGGGCAAGGGCTTTGTGGAACTCACCGGATATGTAAAACCGCTGAAGTGGCTGACCAAGCTCGAGGTCGGGAGCGTGGCCTGA
- a CDS encoding cobalamin B12-binding domain-containing protein, translating to MERKIRILIAKPGLDGHDRGAKVVARALRDEGFEVIYTGLHQTPEMIVGAAIQEDVDVIGLSILSGAHMTLFPRVLELMKHDKLDDVMLFGGGIIPNEDIEQLKQLGVREIFTPGTKIESIAKFIRENAPQRSDS from the coding sequence ATGGAACGCAAGATCCGCATCCTGATCGCCAAGCCCGGGCTCGACGGCCACGACCGCGGGGCCAAGGTTGTGGCCCGCGCACTGCGCGATGAGGGGTTTGAGGTGATTTACACCGGGCTGCATCAGACTCCCGAGATGATCGTTGGCGCCGCGATTCAGGAGGACGTAGACGTGATCGGGCTCTCAATACTATCCGGAGCCCACATGACGCTCTTCCCGCGGGTGCTCGAGCTGATGAAGCACGACAAGCTCGACGACGTGATGCTCTTCGGCGGAGGGATCATCCCTAACGAAGATATCGAACAGCTCAAGCAGCTGGGCGTCCGCGAAATTTTCACGCCCGGCACCAAGATCGAGAGCATCGCCAAGTTCATCAGGGAGAACGCCCCTCAACGTTCCGATAGTTAA
- a CDS encoding thymidylate synthase: MKCVHIEARDIPDAWFQAVYSIFDEGSDYQIDRGSWQGHRRLEYDFVSICIKHPSQRPLIPDMPPGMSIPPPTDMEYVQQYLEKLITDAKSENEIYTYGEDLAVQIPKVIKMYREQGPNTNQAYMAVGSAKTLDYDDPPCLRGVDTRIRDGKLHFILYFRSWDLWAGLPSNLAALQMVKEDMAQEIGVDDGEIIASSKGLHLYDYTWELAALRTGRPLPDQLQEGLTPCV; the protein is encoded by the coding sequence ATGAAATGTGTACATATCGAGGCCCGGGATATTCCGGACGCGTGGTTTCAAGCGGTCTACTCGATTTTCGATGAGGGCTCGGATTACCAGATCGATCGCGGCAGTTGGCAGGGGCATCGGCGGCTGGAGTACGACTTCGTCTCGATCTGCATCAAGCATCCCTCACAGCGGCCGCTGATCCCGGACATGCCGCCGGGCATGTCGATCCCGCCGCCGACCGATATGGAGTACGTGCAACAGTACTTGGAGAAGCTGATCACCGACGCTAAAAGCGAAAACGAGATCTACACCTACGGCGAGGACTTGGCCGTGCAGATCCCCAAGGTGATTAAGATGTATCGCGAGCAGGGTCCGAATACCAACCAAGCCTACATGGCCGTGGGCAGCGCCAAGACCCTGGACTACGACGACCCGCCGTGCCTGCGCGGCGTGGACACGCGGATCCGCGACGGCAAGCTGCACTTCATTCTCTACTTCCGTTCCTGGGATTTGTGGGCCGGATTACCCAGCAACCTGGCCGCGCTGCAGATGGTCAAGGAGGACATGGCCCAGGAGATCGGCGTGGACGACGGCGAGATCATCGCCAGCTCCAAGGGGCTGCACCTCTACGACTACACCTGGGAGCTGGCAGCCCTACGCACCGGCAGACCGCTGCCCGATCAACTGCAAGAGGGGCTGACGCCTTGCGTCTGA
- the gmd gene encoding GDP-mannose 4,6-dehydratase: MKRALITGITGQDGSYLADLLLEKGYVVSGMVRRSSTETFSRIEHIRDQISIVQADLLDQLSLISAIEKTEPDEVYNLAAMSFVPTSWNQPVLTAEFTGVGVTRVLEAIRQVNPKIRFYQASSSEMFGKVQQVPQTEKTPFYPRSPYGVAKAYGHFITVNYRESYDLFACSGILFNHESPRRGLEFVTRKVTNGVARIKLGLADRLDLGNLDAHRDWGFAGDYVDAMWRMLQQDEPDDYVVATGQSHSVRDLVQASFDHLQLDYQQYVHVDQSLIRPAEVDLLIGDASKAKQNLDWTPKVDFAGLVGMMVDADIERLKEQTA, encoded by the coding sequence ATGAAAAGGGCTCTAATAACGGGCATTACCGGCCAGGATGGCTCGTACCTTGCGGACCTGTTGCTTGAAAAGGGGTACGTGGTCTCAGGCATGGTGCGCCGATCAAGCACCGAGACTTTCAGCAGGATTGAACACATCCGCGATCAGATCAGCATCGTTCAGGCCGACCTGCTCGACCAACTAAGCCTGATATCGGCCATTGAGAAGACCGAGCCGGACGAGGTCTACAACCTGGCCGCGATGAGCTTCGTACCCACATCCTGGAACCAGCCGGTACTCACCGCGGAGTTCACCGGCGTGGGCGTGACGCGCGTGCTTGAGGCGATCCGACAAGTCAATCCCAAGATCCGCTTCTATCAGGCGAGCAGCTCGGAGATGTTCGGCAAGGTCCAGCAGGTTCCGCAGACCGAGAAGACCCCCTTCTACCCGCGCAGCCCCTACGGCGTGGCCAAGGCCTACGGACACTTCATCACGGTCAACTACCGCGAGAGCTACGACCTGTTCGCCTGCTCGGGCATCCTGTTCAACCACGAATCGCCGCGTCGCGGCCTGGAGTTCGTCACGCGCAAAGTTACCAACGGCGTGGCGCGGATTAAGCTCGGACTGGCCGATCGACTCGATCTGGGCAATCTCGACGCGCACCGCGACTGGGGATTCGCCGGCGATTACGTCGATGCGATGTGGCGCATGCTTCAGCAGGACGAGCCCGACGACTACGTCGTAGCCACGGGCCAATCCCACAGCGTGCGCGACCTGGTCCAGGCCTCGTTCGATCACCTGCAGCTTGATTATCAACAGTACGTACATGTCGATCAGTCGCTTATTCGTCCGGCCGAGGTCGACCTGCTGATCGGCGACGCGAGCAAGGCCAAGCAGAATCTCGACTGGACGCCCAAGGTCGATTTCGCCGGTCTGGTCGGAATGATGGTCGACGCGGACATCGAGCGGCTCAAGGAGCAAACGGCCTAA
- a CDS encoding methylmalonyl-CoA mutase family protein has translation MKKKQQWIQRVYRPEDENPKKRDFRFTTTSDLEVDPIYGPDEMADFDPAEKLGWPGEYPYTRGVQPTMYRGRLWTMRQFAGFGSARETNERFHFLLRQGQTGLSVAFDFPTLYGHDSDDPMSAGEVGRCGVAIDTLRDMEVLFNGIPLDKVTTSMTINPPAAILLCMYMAVAQKQGVSWDKIGGTIQNDMFKEYIAQKTWIFPPRPSIKIITDIIAFCSEHVPRWNTISISGYHIREAGSTAVQELAFTLADGIGYVQACVDAGLDVDSFAPRLSFFFNAHNDLFEEIAKYRAARRIWSRVMRERFGARDPRSWMLRFHTQTAGCSLAAQQPLNNIVRTTIQALAAVMGGTQSLHTNSLDETYALPTEEAVTVALRTQQIIAEESGAANIIDPLAGSYAVEALTDKLESEAMAYIERIDEMGGIIAAIESGYPQREIADAAIHYQRQLDAGIKTMVGVNKYVHDQEAPIQTLKIDPQVEREQVAALQKVRNERDAAVCDKALEELTRAARNDENIVPHILDCVRAYASEGEIIGALKPVYGEYVDPAYL, from the coding sequence ATGAAAAAGAAACAGCAATGGATTCAGCGGGTCTATCGGCCCGAAGATGAGAATCCCAAGAAACGCGATTTTCGTTTTACGACCACCTCCGACCTCGAGGTCGATCCGATCTACGGGCCGGACGAGATGGCCGATTTCGACCCGGCCGAAAAGCTCGGTTGGCCCGGGGAGTATCCCTACACCCGCGGCGTGCAGCCCACGATGTACCGCGGCCGACTGTGGACCATGCGGCAGTTCGCCGGGTTCGGCTCGGCGCGCGAGACCAACGAGCGCTTCCATTTCCTGCTGCGGCAGGGGCAGACCGGGCTCTCGGTGGCATTCGACTTCCCCACGCTCTACGGTCACGACAGCGACGATCCGATGAGCGCCGGCGAGGTCGGGCGTTGCGGCGTGGCGATCGACACGCTACGCGACATGGAGGTGCTGTTCAACGGCATCCCGCTGGATAAAGTTACGACCAGCATGACGATCAACCCGCCGGCAGCGATCCTGCTGTGCATGTACATGGCCGTGGCCCAAAAGCAGGGCGTGAGCTGGGACAAGATCGGCGGCACGATCCAGAACGACATGTTCAAGGAGTACATCGCGCAAAAGACCTGGATCTTTCCGCCCCGGCCGAGCATCAAGATCATCACCGACATCATTGCCTTCTGCTCCGAGCACGTTCCGCGCTGGAACACGATCAGCATCTCGGGCTACCACATCCGCGAGGCGGGCAGCACTGCGGTGCAGGAGTTGGCCTTCACCCTGGCCGACGGCATCGGCTACGTGCAGGCCTGCGTGGACGCCGGACTCGACGTCGACAGCTTCGCCCCGCGGTTGAGTTTCTTTTTCAACGCTCACAACGACCTGTTCGAGGAGATCGCCAAATACCGCGCGGCGCGACGCATCTGGTCGCGGGTGATGCGCGAACGGTTCGGCGCGCGTGACCCGCGTTCGTGGATGTTGCGTTTCCACACCCAAACCGCGGGCTGCTCGCTGGCCGCACAGCAGCCGCTGAATAACATCGTGCGCACCACGATCCAGGCGCTGGCAGCTGTAATGGGCGGGACCCAGAGCCTGCATACCAACAGCCTGGACGAGACCTACGCCCTGCCCACCGAGGAGGCGGTCACCGTGGCGTTGCGCACCCAGCAGATCATCGCCGAGGAGTCCGGCGCGGCCAACATCATCGATCCGCTGGCCGGCAGCTACGCGGTGGAGGCGTTGACCGACAAGCTCGAGAGCGAGGCCATGGCCTACATCGAGCGCATCGACGAGATGGGCGGAATCATCGCCGCGATCGAGTCGGGCTATCCCCAGCGCGAGATCGCGGACGCGGCGATCCACTACCAGCGGCAGCTCGACGCCGGGATTAAAACCATGGTCGGCGTCAACAAGTACGTGCATGACCAGGAAGCGCCGATCCAGACGCTGAAGATCGATCCGCAGGTTGAGCGCGAACAGGTGGCGGCATTGCAAAAGGTGCGCAACGAGCGCGACGCCGCGGTTTGCGACAAGGCCCTCGAGGAGCTGACCCGCGCGGCGCGCAACGACGAGAATATCGTGCCCCACATCTTGGACTGCGTCAGGGCCTACGCCAGCGAGGGCGAGATCATCGGAGCGTTAAAACCGGTCTACGGCGAATACGTTGACCCGGCCTATCTCTAA
- a CDS encoding outer membrane protein transport protein, which produces MASGFYQPDIGAKAVGRGAAMAVRADDLTCIWHNPAGLTKIKGTNLYVSSKFDMYKIWYQREPYGEFVTNRNPLDPIPFGALSTDFHLKHWTFAFGAYGPPGVTARYPEESLGGVSGTVETTTVAIYYTLAAGWQPLSWLRLGACGQLVSFGKNDHYSVSLLGDKLPAYNVIANFVAKDDWNPGYMAGILIQPLPWLEFGGSYLPDYNLVLSGFIEAELPEPYASFVGMDVYKDDISVEITFPQQVRFGVRFIPLPKWDLEFDAVWIEWSKVEGYPVDLDKEELLADFFMPCYWKDTWSLRTGTQYDYSKNFSMRCGYFFDQGAVPEETTGLGGPDTDKHGACGGFTINYWGFSLDFAYAHLFMAEREVAKVLPGNSLGDGRGYYKNAYDYMEIGFNINFEDVYHVFHGK; this is translated from the coding sequence TTGGCTTCCGGTTTCTATCAGCCTGACATCGGGGCCAAGGCGGTGGGACGCGGTGCGGCGATGGCCGTGCGCGCCGACGATCTGACCTGCATCTGGCACAATCCGGCCGGCCTGACCAAAATCAAGGGCACCAATCTTTATGTCTCGAGCAAATTCGACATGTACAAGATTTGGTACCAGCGCGAGCCGTACGGTGAGTTCGTAACTAACCGTAACCCGCTTGACCCGATCCCCTTCGGCGCGTTATCCACAGACTTCCACCTCAAGCATTGGACCTTCGCCTTCGGCGCCTACGGACCTCCGGGGGTCACGGCACGCTATCCCGAGGAATCGCTGGGCGGAGTCAGCGGAACAGTTGAGACGACGACCGTGGCTATCTATTACACGCTGGCAGCGGGCTGGCAGCCACTGAGCTGGCTGCGGCTGGGAGCCTGCGGCCAACTGGTTTCATTCGGCAAGAACGACCACTACTCGGTATCGCTGCTCGGCGACAAGCTGCCGGCCTACAACGTCATCGCCAACTTCGTGGCTAAAGACGACTGGAACCCGGGCTACATGGCGGGAATTTTGATCCAGCCTTTGCCCTGGCTCGAGTTCGGCGGAAGCTACCTTCCCGATTACAATCTGGTGCTCTCCGGTTTCATCGAGGCCGAACTGCCCGAGCCCTACGCCTCGTTCGTCGGCATGGATGTCTACAAGGACGACATCTCGGTCGAGATAACCTTCCCGCAACAGGTGCGCTTCGGCGTGCGCTTCATCCCGCTTCCCAAGTGGGACCTGGAGTTCGACGCGGTCTGGATCGAGTGGAGCAAGGTCGAGGGCTACCCGGTCGACCTGGATAAAGAGGAGCTGCTCGCCGACTTCTTCATGCCATGCTACTGGAAAGACACCTGGAGCCTGCGGACCGGAACCCAATACGACTACTCCAAAAACTTCAGCATGCGCTGCGGCTATTTTTTCGACCAAGGGGCAGTGCCCGAGGAGACCACGGGACTTGGCGGGCCGGACACGGACAAGCACGGAGCCTGCGGCGGATTCACAATCAACTATTGGGGCTTCAGCCTCGACTTCGCCTACGCGCATCTGTTCATGGCCGAGCGCGAGGTGGCCAAGGTCCTGCCGGGCAACTCGCTGGGCGACGGCCGCGGTTATTACAAGAACGCTTACGACTACATGGAGATCGGCTTCAACATCAACTTTGAGGACGTTTACCACGTGTTCCACGGCAAATGA
- a CDS encoding GDSL-type esterase/lipase family protein, producing MELTTAGSGGTQLARLARGMLGALLMPFALAGGYLAALATLVYWPADPLLLRATPGVNEFVIQRLFPVLLLCGGALFADAALCTVLRRQALAALRLLTYIVFLAVGALAVYFDVPMELVWAGLLLYVVPLRVGQELLSNVARPVQDATKPGTRPLTVAAVIVLAGLCSTLVAVDRVLTWPLIAWIFSFAFLSLLLGTRGRGRAGLLNALVFLPLVLSVPAVIILHANILLYLGLLLGVLLAMQALLILPRIRFANLLLFTLAFGGLLTAEAVVRASPLQAIAKPRGLTADMLEDQRLGWLPLDINQRIYLWDLQERAEKIEIESRAGDERMVILCLGGSSTEGHDVAPKARWTRQLEQRLIESGVNAQVINSGVSGWTSYQLMVMFRDVGRDLEPELVIVYTGNNDYEQSRRGVMTQRQWFETYGGASDPQQVRMIASMQRLLARSSLYNIAVRLAILARLKFREQLVNSPEEYFRNLDELADEIENRGGRIVFVAEATTQHTQAFDLTMEEVARKHSAPFLLIEPLLLADHHWEELFQTYCHYNEYGSAVMARLLAQYLVENGLVGQSAQQ from the coding sequence ATGGAACTGACGACGGCGGGCTCCGGAGGTACGCAGCTCGCGCGTCTGGCGCGCGGAATGCTCGGCGCACTGTTGATGCCTTTTGCCCTGGCGGGCGGCTATCTCGCGGCATTGGCAACCCTTGTCTATTGGCCCGCGGATCCGCTGCTGCTGCGCGCCACTCCCGGAGTAAACGAGTTCGTCATCCAACGCCTGTTCCCCGTGCTGCTGCTCTGCGGCGGTGCGTTGTTCGCGGACGCGGCGCTGTGCACTGTGTTGCGACGGCAGGCCCTGGCTGCTCTGCGTCTATTGACCTACATCGTGTTCCTGGCGGTCGGCGCGCTGGCCGTGTATTTCGACGTGCCGATGGAGCTGGTCTGGGCCGGGCTGCTGCTTTACGTAGTACCGCTACGAGTAGGGCAGGAGCTGTTGAGCAACGTAGCGCGGCCTGTGCAGGATGCGACAAAGCCAGGAACGCGACCGTTGACCGTGGCCGCCGTGATCGTGCTCGCGGGACTGTGTTCGACGTTGGTGGCGGTCGATCGGGTGCTGACATGGCCGCTGATCGCCTGGATCTTTTCGTTCGCATTTCTGAGCCTGCTGCTGGGCACGCGAGGCAGGGGGCGCGCCGGCCTGTTAAACGCACTGGTCTTTTTACCGCTGGTGCTCAGCGTTCCGGCGGTGATTATTTTGCATGCGAACATTTTGCTCTACCTCGGGCTGCTGCTCGGCGTTCTGCTGGCAATGCAGGCGCTGCTGATTTTACCGAGGATCAGGTTCGCCAACCTACTGTTGTTCACACTGGCGTTCGGCGGCCTGTTGACGGCCGAGGCCGTTGTCCGCGCCAGTCCGCTACAGGCCATTGCAAAGCCGCGGGGTCTGACCGCCGACATGCTCGAGGACCAGCGCCTGGGTTGGCTGCCGCTGGACATCAACCAGCGGATCTATCTGTGGGATTTGCAGGAACGCGCGGAGAAGATCGAGATCGAAAGCAGGGCAGGGGACGAGCGCATGGTGATCCTCTGTCTGGGCGGAAGCAGCACCGAGGGGCACGACGTTGCACCCAAAGCGCGCTGGACCCGGCAGCTTGAGCAGCGGTTGATCGAATCCGGGGTCAACGCACAGGTGATCAACAGCGGGGTTAGCGGCTGGACCAGCTACCAACTGATGGTGATGTTCCGCGACGTGGGCCGCGACCTGGAACCGGAGTTGGTGATCGTCTACACCGGGAACAACGACTACGAGCAGTCCCGCCGCGGAGTGATGACCCAGCGTCAGTGGTTCGAGACCTACGGCGGAGCGTCCGATCCGCAGCAGGTACGCATGATCGCCTCAATGCAGCGGCTGTTAGCGCGTTCGTCGCTGTATAACATCGCCGTGCGGCTGGCGATTCTGGCCCGGCTGAAATTTCGCGAGCAGTTGGTCAATTCGCCTGAAGAGTACTTTCGCAACCTCGACGAGCTGGCCGACGAAATCGAAAATCGCGGTGGCCGTATCGTATTTGTGGCCGAGGCCACCACGCAGCACACGCAGGCCTTCGACCTGACCATGGAAGAGGTGGCGCGCAAACACTCGGCCCCGTTTTTGCTAATTGAGCCGCTGCTGCTGGCCGACCATCACTGGGAAGAGTTGTTCCAGACCTACTGCCACTACAACGAGTACGGCAGCGCGGTGATGGCCCGGTTGCTGGCGCAGTATCTGGTCGAGAACGGTTTGGTCGGACAGTCGGCGCAGCAATGA